From one Vicia villosa cultivar HV-30 ecotype Madison, WI unplaced genomic scaffold, Vvil1.0 ctg.000032F_1_1_3, whole genome shotgun sequence genomic stretch:
- the LOC131622581 gene encoding RNA polymerase sigma factor sigE, chloroplastic/mitochondrial-like: MGVVTVSSSAARTPLGLSKKFSTHHPVLKRPLTVAFKGDNKQNDTVLVVTKEKIPTKDVTVNTHKKRIAKTKKLPKKARGVLIEETFQSSLDVDYNEAAAILENIFKLSPTSDVCDADYIDSAIKRVSRRGKKIGDASKEGLENDRVVRTQKTKAKRMNLDERIALKKDNDSEDVTPTRKKRNGRNRTGKFEELRREFSVPVDLVSLDWKKMKIPPVLPSSEHAFLFKLMQPMKALLQVKEDLQKQLEREPTAEEIGDATNMSTTKVKKAIEIGRAARNRLIKHNLRLVLFVINKYFSDLANSQRFQDLCQAGVKGLMTAIDRFEPNRRFRLSTYGLFWIRHAITRSMTLSSFSRVPFGLESVRAKIRKAKIELTYKLQKPPTEEEIIERAHISPERYRDVMMASKPFLSLHARHPTTQDEYIDSIVDDGGVDGDNRRQPALLRLALDDVLDSLKPKENLVIRQRFGLDGKGDRTLGEIASNLNISREMVRKHEVKALMKLKHSARLDYLRRYVV; the protein is encoded by the exons ATGGGAGTTGTGACTGTTTCTAGTTCAGCTGCTCGAACTCCGCTAGGATTGAGTAAGAAGTTTTCGACTCACCATCCGGTATTGAAGAGGCCGTTAACGGTAGCGTTTAAAGGAGATAATAAGCAGAATGACACGGTTTTGGTTGTTACAAAAGAGAAAATTCCGACGAAAGATGTAACGGTCAATACGCACAAGAAAAGGATAGCGAAAACGAAGAAATTGCCTAAGAAGGCAAGAGGTGTTTTGATTGAGGAAACTTTTCAATCGTCGTTGGATGTTGACTATAATGAAGCTGCTGCTATACTTGAAAATATATTCAAACTTAGCCCGACGTCTGATGTGTGTGATGCAGATTATATAGATAGTGCGATCAAAAGAGTTTCTCGAAGGGGTAAGAAGATTGGTGATGCAAGTAAAGAGGGGTTAGAGAATGATAGGGTGGTTAGAACCCAGAAAACGAAAGCCAAACGGATGAATCTTGATGAGAGGATTGCATTAAAAAAGGACAATGATAGTGAAGATGTTACTCCAACTCGGAAAAAAAGAAATGGCAGGAATAGAACTGGGAAATTTGAGGAACTTCGTAGGGAGTTTTCAGTACCAGTTGATTTGGTGAGTCTGGActggaaaaaaatgaaaataccTCCGGTTCTTCCTTCTTCGGAGCATGCATTTTTATTCAAGTTGATGCAACCAATGAAG GCACTCCTTCAAGTGAAAGAAGATTTACAGAAGCAGCTGGAAAGAGAACCTACAGCGGAAGAAATAGGTGACGCAACAAATATGAGCACTACTAAAGTAAAGAAAGCAATAGAGATTGGTCGAGCTGCAAGAAACAGGCTGATAAAG CACAATCTCCGGCTTGTCTTGTTTGTGATCAACAAATATTTTTCAGATTTAGCCAATAGCCAAAGGTTTCAAGATCTTTGCCAGGCCGGAGTTAAGGGACTTATGACAGCAATTGACCGTTTTGAACCAAACCGGAGATTTCGGCTATCAACCTATGGTTTGTTTTGGATAAGACATGCTATCACTCGTTCCATGACCCTCTCAAGCTTCTCACGTGTGCCCTTTGGACTTGAGTCG GTTAGAGCAAAGATCCGAAAAGCTAAGATTGAGTTAACATATAAGCTTCAGAAGCCACCAACAGAGGAAGAAATAATAGAAAGAGCTCATATATCACCTGAAAGATACCGCGATGTAATGATGGCATCAAAACCCTTTCTTTCATTGCATGCAAGACATCCAACAACGCAAGATGAGTATATCGATAGCATCGTTGATGATGGTGGTGTTGATGGTGATAACAGGAGGCAACCTGCTCTACTAAGGCTTGCTCTTGATGATGTG CTTGATTCCCTGAAGCCTAAGGAAAACTTGGTGATCAGACAAAGATTTGGACTTGATGGTAAGGGTGACAGAACTTTGGGAGAAATCGCCTCAAACTTGAACATCTCTAGGGAAATGGTGAGAAAGCATGAAGTCAAGGCTCTCATGAAGCTCAAGCATTCAGCTCGATTGGATTATCTTCGTCGATATGTTGTATAA